A stretch of DNA from Paenibacillus sp. FSL W8-0186:
GAGATGTCAACAGCTTCTGATCATAGTTGTCTGGTACGGATTCGACTTTGACTTTAATGCCAGGATTTTTCTCCATAAAAGCGTTAATTGCATTCTGGTAAGGCTGAAGCGTCTGTCCGGAATCCCACGTCATAAAACGAAGCGTCACTTCATTTCCTTCAGTTCCTTTATTGCCTCCATTGGCTGCTGTCCCAGATGAATTGGCACCGCTTTCACTTTTGCCGCCGCAAGCGGACAGCAAACTGAGACACAACGCAGCTACCAGAGATAGCATAAACCATCTTTTGTTCCTGCTGTTGTTCCTGCTGTTGTTCCTGCTGTTGTTCCTGCTGTTGTTCTTGCTTGTACTCATGCTCATTTTCACATTGACCCCTCCCTAATGTGTGGTACATGTATATGTGAGCTTGCCTCCATCGGCAAGTTGTCACCATTTGGTCAAAAATTTAAACGTTTAGATTTTATTGGAAAAGAGGAGCTGTCTCGAAAAATTCTCTCATTTCTTCGGGGCAGCTACGGAATCACGCTCAATCAACCGGCAGACCGGCATATTCATAGGCTCGTTTTTCTTTCCTTGCATAAGGTTATGGAGAACCTCCATCGCCTGGTATCCCATTTCATGCAACGGAATATCCATGGTTGTAATGCGGGGAGTTAAATAATCGCTGAATTCACGATTATCGAACCCGATCACAGACAAGTCCGCCGGTACCTTTACTCCGGCTTCGTTTGCCGCTTCCAGAACCCCGACGACCATAACATCATTCATAGAGAGTATCGCTGTCGGCGGCTCCGGCAAAGCCAGCAATTCCTTCGTTAATCGATAGCCGGACTCCCGTTCCCAATCCCCCATTTTAATATACAGCGGGTCGAAGGGAAGTTCGAACTCTGTTACGGCCTTGTAATATCCATTCAAACGCAGGCGGGAAGGAATCGAATCCATCAAGCCGCTGATGATAGCGATTCGCCGGTGTCCTTTCTGAACTAAATAGGACATTGCTTCATAGGATGCCTGTTCATCGTTATATTGAATGGCGATATCGTTCTGGGTATACCCATACGTGTAAACGATCGGTTTGCCCTCCGTATCGATCAAGCCACTCAAGTCCCGGGTATGTACGCCTACATAAATAATCCCGTCCACCTGCTTGCTGAGCAGTTCGGATACGGCGCTTGTAGCATATTTTTTGTACTTGTCGACGTTGTCGAAATCGCGGCCGATCCGTTTATCCAGACGCAGGTTTGTCAGCAAAATATGCAGATCATGGCGGTCGCCATAATCGTTAATGCCGTCAATAATTTCTGGCGTGTTAAATACGGTAACGTCTTCGGCAATGACGCCAATTGTATCGGTACGTCTGCGTTTGAGGCTTTTAGCAATATCATTTGGCTTATAATTGAGCTCTTCAATCACGGCTAATACCCGTTCACGCGTTTTGGGACGGACATTCCGCGTGCCATTGAGGACGTAGGAGACGGTAGCCGTAGACACATTCGCCCTGGCTGCTATATCTTTAATGCTAATGTTAGACATACTCCACCTCCTCGACATAATCACTATTCTCAAAATCTAAACGTTTAGATTTATATTTTTTATACCATAGCTTCTTTCCGTTTGCAAGCGGTTTCTTTCCAGGAGCTCATGTGATAAGCAGCCCTACGGTGTATAAATGCTTTGGATTCGTTCCGGCAAAGCCTCAGCCTGTACTTCATGCCAGTAAGTGACGCCCCGAATTCGCGACACATACAGCTCCAGATAAGCACCCTTACGCAATTGCCTGCTGCTGGTAAAGAGCAGGGCTTTCTCTTTGCCTTTTTCGTCATATGCATCTATTTCGTACGCATACCGCTGATTTCCGTCTATTTTCGGGTCAGCATTAGCAATTCTGGTGTAGTAGCGAATTTTGCCCTGCGGATTTTCCGGATCAAGGCGATTGGGATTGGCTAAAAAGATTACAACAGATGAGACAACGATTAGGATCAGAGCTCCCGCTCCAACGAACGTCAATAATTTCACGAATAATTCCTCCTGCATTCTAAGTGATTACATCTGATTTCCGCATACGGCGTATGGCTGCTGTGCTAATGATGGTTATATACAACAAGCTGACGAGAAGGAATCCAAGCTCTTGACTCCAAGTAGAGAGGCTGGTCTGACTGAGTACGCCCATGCCGATACTTAATAGCGAATGGGGGAAAAACTGCCCCAAGTCAATGACGTACATCCCCAGTCCAAGAAAAGTGGCGCACAGGCCGAGGCCAACGGGAACAGCAAAGCTGCGAATGCGCATGGACAAAGCTAATTGCAGCGTACTGATGGCAAGAGCAGCAATCCAGCCCCGCAGCAGCCACCCCGGCAGCTCTCCCGGAGGCATGGAGCCCAACCCGAGCCATATACCGCCTAGGACGTACAATACCCCAAACATGCCCTGTACCAATAGCAGCAATATTCCGACTACGACCCATTTCGACAGAAAGATAGC
This window harbors:
- a CDS encoding LacI family DNA-binding transcriptional regulator — protein: MSNISIKDIAARANVSTATVSYVLNGTRNVRPKTRERVLAVIEELNYKPNDIAKSLKRRRTDTIGVIAEDVTVFNTPEIIDGINDYGDRHDLHILLTNLRLDKRIGRDFDNVDKYKKYATSAVSELLSKQVDGIIYVGVHTRDLSGLIDTEGKPIVYTYGYTQNDIAIQYNDEQASYEAMSYLVQKGHRRIAIISGLMDSIPSRLRLNGYYKAVTEFELPFDPLYIKMGDWERESGYRLTKELLALPEPPTAILSMNDVMVVGVLEAANEAGVKVPADLSVIGFDNREFSDYLTPRITTMDIPLHEMGYQAMEVLHNLMQGKKNEPMNMPVCRLIERDSVAAPKK
- a CDS encoding YxeA family protein, translating into MKLLTFVGAGALILIVVSSVVIFLANPNRLDPENPQGKIRYYTRIANADPKIDGNQRYAYEIDAYDEKGKEKALLFTSSRQLRKGAYLELYVSRIRGVTYWHEVQAEALPERIQSIYTP
- a CDS encoding ABC transporter permease, giving the protein MLKRCVAAEWAKLRHSYIWLLAVTLPVISILIGCANYYMNRGVLKNEWYSLWSQVGLFYGEFFFPILIAICCAYVWRLEHFHKNWNLIMTAPVSVAAIFLSKWVVVGILLLLVQGMFGVLYVLGGIWLGLGSMPPGELPGWLLRGWIAALAISTLQLALSMRIRSFAVPVGLGLCATFLGLGMYVIDLGQFFPHSLLSIGMGVLSQTSLSTWSQELGFLLVSLLYITIISTAAIRRMRKSDVIT